A segment of the Bacteriovorax sp. PP10 genome:
TTTTTGACTTGAAGTTCTCGATAACATTACAATAATTATTCATTATGAGGATTGAATATGAGACAAAAAATACAAGAATTAAATAACAAGCTTAAAGATGTGCATAAACGATTTCTTGAAAATGAGAGGAGAGAGGCAGAAGAGTACTTTCAAAGAAAGATTGCTCCATTTGAATTTCTTTTAATGCTTACTCAGGATAATAAATTTACCTGGCTGCATCCATTTTCTGCATTGATTGCTGAGATTGATGCTTTTACTGATGACTCTGAAGATGTTTCAATGGAAGATTTTGTGTGTATTAGAAATCAGATAGATTTTATTTTTGATAACTCTAATCCAAATCTTACGAGTAGATATTTACATCACTTGAATCACGATGCAGACTTCATCATGTTACATGCGGCAATGAAAAAAGTGCTTAATGACTTTATAGGAAAAGACTAAAGGGAATGTTGATTCGGTCTTCTGAACTTTAGTCGCTGCTTAGTACCTAGCCACCAGATAAAGTGAACAATTAGGCAAGACATGAAGGCCGAAAATCCCAGGACGCCGCCAGCACCTTTCAAATAAACAACCATAAAACTAAAAATAAAACTGAAAATTAGACTGGATAAAAATATTTGTAATCTAGAAAGTCTTGTTGGGTCAGTCATTCCGATAAAAGAAGAACCAAGAAATACCGCATGGAGAGTAGGGATAATAGGAAAGGCAAAAAAAGAAGTGAGGCCAATAAAAAGTAAAGTCAGGAAAGAAGAAGCTCTCACACTTCCGAAGTGTTTTGTTAGTGCCAGTGCGTGAGTTAACTGTGCTGCTGTTTGAGAAACAATAAGCGTAAGTATTAACGTCATTTTAAGTTCCTCAGGATAATCATCATCAACATGGTTGAGATGAAAGCGACGGTTCCAAGTTTTCCACCAAATCCACTTAAGTGAGGCTTACTCCAAAGATAAAGACTTGTTCCAACTAACGATATAATAAAAATATGGCCGAAACCAGAAAGGTATTCAGGAGAGGCCATGCCTGCAAAAGAGCCCGCATAAATAACTGCATGGATCCCGGATCTTTCAACTTTGCTTGAAAACCAATAAAAACTTCCAATAAAACCAATAAGCGCCGCTGATAATACAGGAGAAAAACCAAGAGAAGTCTGGAGTGTATAACAAAGCAGGCACGACAGATAAAATGCCGTTAATTTGATCAGGAAAACTTTCATAATTAAAGATACTAATACAAATCTTAAAATTATGTAATCAACAATGTCTTAAGGATTAATAATTTCTACGATTTTTGACTTAGAGGCCGTAATGGTACTTCCCACTGAGGCAGCAATGATACAGAAGATCGCAAGAAGCTGTAGTGTGGTTAATTGCTCGTTCAGATAAAAATAACCAGCCACGGCACCGATGGCAGGTTCCATACTCATTAAAAGTCCAAAATGTTTAGATTCAACTTTTCTTAATGCAATCATTTCTAATGAATAGGGAATTGCACTTGATAAAATTCCCACACCAATAGCAGTGAGGATTAAAGTTGAACTGGAAAAGACCATGGGGATATTAGTTGCACCAAATGGAAATACTGCAATAAAACCTGCAGTCATTCCTAGAGATGTAACAACACCTGAGTGAGTAGCACTTGCTGCTTTTTTCCCTTGAATAACATAAAGCGCCCATGCAGCAGCAGCTCCAAGAGCGTAAATAACTCCAATAATATCTATGGACTCTTGAACATCAGACAATGGAAGAATTAAGACAATTCCAGCAATCGCGAGCATTGCCCAAAGAAAGTCGTAAGCTTTTCTTGATAAATAAATAGCGACAGAGAGAGGTCCAATGAATTCTATTGCGATGGCAATTCCAAGTGGAAGACGCGCTATCGCCATGTAGAAAAGAAAATTCATGACACCCAAACAAATACCATAGATAGCAATTATTTTTAACTGCCCTCTATTAAGTTTCGTGCGCCAAGGTCTCCAGATCATTGTTAAGAAAAGTGCGGCCACACCTAAACGAATGACAGAAGTACTTTCGGCCCCAATCGCTGAAAAAAGTTGTTTCGCGAGTGACGCTCCTGAGACAAGCGAGATCATCGATAGGATGATAAGGATGACAGGAAATATTGTTGAGTCTTTAAGATTCTTCATTGAGTCTGAGTATATGAATTTCTTCAGAGCTCTGCAATTTAAAGTTAAGCTTAAAGACACAGTCTTGATAAAAATATATAGTACCCTCATGAAAAATAAATCATTCACTGATGGTAAAGGTTTAATAGTTCTCTTAGGTGCACTCACTGCATTCGATCCATTATCTATTGACATGTATCTTCCGGCCTTTAGTGACATTCAAGCAGAATTTCTGACATCAATTGATAAAGTAGAATTGTCTATGTCGGCCTTTTTTATTGGTATGGCGGTAGGACAACTTTTCTATGGGCCATTGTCGGATCGGTTCGGTAGAAAAAGGCCACTACTTGCAGGTATGTTTCTTTATTTAATCGCCACGATTGGTTGCGCGTTTGCTCCTAATATTGAAACTTTTATTGTGTTAAGGGTTCTTCAAGCTCTTGGTGGATGTGCAGGAATGGTTATCACTCGCGCAGTCATTAGAGATTTATTTGAATCAAAAAAAGTGGCCGACTTTTTATCATCTATGGCATTGATCATGGGACTTGCTCCGATCCTAGCTCCTTCAATCGGTGGATTCGTCAATCAGCTTTTAGGATGGAGAGCTATCTTCGGATTACTTGCGGTATCAAACATTGTTTGCCTTGCATGCATTTACTTATTTCTTCCAGAAACTATTAAGCAAAAATCTTCTAACCTTAGTATAAAATCAATGCTGACTTCATATGGACAGTTGTTTCGTGAAAGATCATTTGTTGGTTACCTAATTCCTGATACTGCGATTCGTGCAGGGATGTTTGCTTATATTGCAGGTTCACCATTCGTCTTTATTGAGCTTTACAATATTCCTAAGGAACACTACGGATGGATTTTTGGAATGAATGCTTTGGGACTTATGGCCGCATCACAAATCAACAGACGTTTATTAAAACGTTTTGATTCTGATATGATCTTGCGTTGGTCAGTAAGAGTCGCAGCAGTTGCTGCTACAATTGTTTTTATTTCTCCTCAAATTAGTTCACAAGTCTCAATGCTTTTAATTCCCATCTTTTTATTTTTAGCGACACTTAATTTCGTAGGACCGAATGCACTTGCTGGTGCACTTGCTTCTCAAGGACATCGTGCAGGGACAGCATCAGCTCTATATGGATGTATGCAGTGGAGCTTAGCTTCAGCTTCATCGTTTATGGTAAGTTATTTTCATAATGGAACAGCAACACCGATGACTGGAACGATTTTAGCTTGTGGATTAGTTTCTCTTATTGCTTATCAGATTTTAAAACCTCAAGTTGGTGATAGGAATCAATTAAGAGAAGTAGAGAAAACAATTGTTATACCAAGCGAAGCCGAGCCGGGAGTCTAACTTACTCTGATCAAGTATTCTTTGCTGGCAAAAAAATTGCAATATTTTCATAAGAGGTTTTAATTTTTTATGGAGGTTTTATGCGAGAAAGCGATAAAGGTATGAAAGGTGATCATCGTAATATAAGTGATCCGACTGCTGACAGAAAAGATTTCATTAAGCATGTGGCAGAAAATGCTGCGAAAGAAGAAAAGAAAGAAAATAGAGAATCGAAAGATAGCAGTAAAGAGAAAGCTAATAACCAAAAACATTAGTTATTAATCCGTTGTGTGGTCTTTTCTCGACCACACAACGGATTATTTATTTTTTAGATTCGCAGTTAAACATCCACTGAATTCCAAACTTATCAGTACAAAATCCGAAGTAATCACCCCAGAAAGCATCTTGAAGTGGCATTTCAATTTTCCCACCAGCAGACAATTCATTAAAGAGTTGATCTGTCTCTGCTTTGCTATCAGGGTGTAAGCTAATACTAATATTATTTCCGATGTCTAGGTTTGCTGCTGCATGGACTCTAGTGTACTTAAATAGGCCCTAAGATAATTTTCCATAGGTGACCAGAGCGTCATCATTCTTTTTTCTGAGTGGAGAGTCAACTCGAGTGATCTGAGTTTGGGATGGATTTCAAGAAAGGCCTTTGACATCGATTTTTGATACTGTAGTTGATATGGATATTTCGTTTCAAGTTTTTTAGCAACCTCAATAGCATCTGAGTTTTTACTTAATTCTTCTTTGGAAAAATTAATCATTTTACTAATCTCATTTTGTCTTAGCGAGATTTTCTTAATTTCTAATTCGATCCTTTCAATTTGATTTCTTAATAAAAATTTCTCATTCAATAAATGCTCAATATCTATTTTTTGTCCGCGTGAAAGTTCTACACCTCTAATGAATAACATTTCAGAGAGTGACTCTCTGTAAACTGAGGCCAGGTGAAATTGAAGAAAGAATACTTCATAAGGATCATTCTCTGATGTGCTAAGTGTTTCACGAATGAGTTCCATAAAATGCTTGTTATTAAAAAAATAAACGGGGGGATTCTGGTTTTTTTTAGTCAACCATTGCTTTTCTACCAACTGTTCAAGGAATCGCATCATCTGTGTATTTTGAATGACAACATTCTTGGCAAAGGGAGCGCTCTCCATCCAATCGAGTATGAGATCGAGATAGAAGCGGACATCCTTTTGCCTAAAGCCTTTTTCTTCGCGATTCAACCATGTCGCAATGATTGCAGAATAAAAGAGCTTAATATATTGATTTCCAGTGGATCCTTTTCTCATTGTTACATTGTAATGAAAATAAGAATTAAATTCAACAAGTCATAATGGGCGATATTTCAATATTAATTACATTGTAACTCCTTGATCGTTCTGGAGAGTTCAATACATGAGAGAATTGATCAAGGAGATTTTATGAAAAACTATATTGAAGCCTTCTCCCTTGTGACTCTTGTAACGATTTATATGGGAACGATTGTTTATTTGTTCATGCAAAAATCAGTCTTGCTTCAGGGTCTTTCTTATTCGATAGCAGCAACAATTTCTTAAAGGAGTTTTGTTGATAATAATGAGCTTTGATTTAGAATAGTCGAAAAGGAATAACAAATGAATGATAACTTGATGACCTCAAAAAGGTTTTGGCCAATTTTCTGGACGCAATTTTTTGGAGCAATGAATGACAATGTATTCAAAAATGCTCTCGTCATACTTATAACTTATCAGGCAACAAGCGTGATGGGACTTAGACCAGAACAAATGGTTGCTCTTTGTGGAGGACTTTTTATTCTTCCTTTCTTTTTATTTTCGGCGATTGCTGGGGAATTGACTGATAAGTTTCCGATGCATCAACTTGTAAGGGCCACAAAAATTTTAGAACTTTTTATTGTCTGTATTGGGACTATTGGTTTTTGTTTTAATATGGTTCCTTTGCTTCTTTTATGTTTATTCCTGCTAGGAGTGCAGTCGACTTTATTTGGGCCGGTAAAGTATTCAATACTTCCAGAGCTCATTACAGAAGATGAACTTGTAAAAGGTAATGCTTTTGTCGAAATGGGAACTTTTCTTGCTATTCTAATTGGAACAATTACTGGTGGATTGTTGATTGCTGGTAATCATGGGGCCTTATCTGTTTCAGTTACAACAGTTATTATGGCCATCGTCGGAGTCGCTTTTTCTTTTCAAGTCAGCTCGATTGCGACTGTCGATTCGAAAAGAAAAATTAACTTTAATATCTTCAGTTCAACTGTTGAAATTATAAAAATCTCTAGAAAAACAAGAAGTGTTTTTATTTCGATCCTGGGGATTTCTTGGTTTTGGTTTTTTGGTGCAACATTACTATCTGTCTTTCCTGTCTATGTTAAAACTGGATTGTATGGGGATGAGCATGTTGTCACTTTATTGCTGGCGATATTTAGCATTGGTGTGGCGATTGGATCAGTTATCTGTGAAAAGCTAAGTCATGAACGTCTAGAGTTGGGACTCGTGCCTTTTGGCTCTATTGGTTTATCTTTATTTGTACTGGATCTTTATTTTGCTGGTGCTCTTCCTTCAACAGAAGTGGCCAGAGGTGTGACTGAGCTTCTTGGTGTGAAAGGGATCTATAGAATTCTTTTTGATCTAATGGGTCTATCTATCATGAGTGGATTTTTCATTGTTCCACTATATACATTTATTCAAACACGCTCAGAACGAAATGAGCGCGCGAGAGTTGTTGCTGCCAATAATATTCTTAATGCTCTTTTCATGGTGGCCTCTGCCGGAGTTTTGGTTGGGTTATATGCTTTAGGATTAAGTGCGATTGATGTCTTTCTTGCACTATTTGTTTTAAATACACTTGTCGCTATCTACATCTATACAATTA
Coding sequences within it:
- a CDS encoding Bcr/CflA family multidrug efflux MFS transporter → MKNKSFTDGKGLIVLLGALTAFDPLSIDMYLPAFSDIQAEFLTSIDKVELSMSAFFIGMAVGQLFYGPLSDRFGRKRPLLAGMFLYLIATIGCAFAPNIETFIVLRVLQALGGCAGMVITRAVIRDLFESKKVADFLSSMALIMGLAPILAPSIGGFVNQLLGWRAIFGLLAVSNIVCLACIYLFLPETIKQKSSNLSIKSMLTSYGQLFRERSFVGYLIPDTAIRAGMFAYIAGSPFVFIELYNIPKEHYGWIFGMNALGLMAASQINRRLLKRFDSDMILRWSVRVAAVAATIVFISPQISSQVSMLLIPIFLFLATLNFVGPNALAGALASQGHRAGTASALYGCMQWSLASASSFMVSYFHNGTATPMTGTILACGLVSLIAYQILKPQVGDRNQLREVEKTIVIPSEAEPGV
- a CDS encoding MFS transporter; protein product: MTSKRFWPIFWTQFFGAMNDNVFKNALVILITYQATSVMGLRPEQMVALCGGLFILPFFLFSAIAGELTDKFPMHQLVRATKILELFIVCIGTIGFCFNMVPLLLLCLFLLGVQSTLFGPVKYSILPELITEDELVKGNAFVEMGTFLAILIGTITGGLLIAGNHGALSVSVTTVIMAIVGVAFSFQVSSIATVDSKRKINFNIFSSTVEIIKISRKTRSVFISILGISWFWFFGATLLSVFPVYVKTGLYGDEHVVTLLLAIFSIGVAIGSVICEKLSHERLELGLVPFGSIGLSLFVLDLYFAGALPSTEVARGVTELLGVKGIYRILFDLMGLSIMSGFFIVPLYTFIQTRSERNERARVVAANNILNALFMVASAGVLVGLYALGLSAIDVFLALFVLNTLVAIYIYTIIPEFLLRFVCFILTRMIYRLKVDGHKHIPQEGPAVLICNHISFVDWLIVASSVKRPVRFVMHYSFTKIPFVSFLLRGAKVIPIAGTKEDPKIMDEAFVKIKETLDEGEIVCIFPEGQITKDGTLSPFRPGIERILADSNVPVIPMTIYGLWGSFFSRKYGHAASELTVIPRRIWSKVIVDIDPAFAGDQVNAKILEEHTLQMLTRKK
- a CDS encoding VOC family protein, producing the protein MGNNISISLHPDSKAETDQLFNELSAGGKIEMPLQDAFWGDYFGFCTDKFGIQWMFNCESKK
- a CDS encoding EamA family transporter, with amino-acid sequence MKNLKDSTIFPVILIILSMISLVSGASLAKQLFSAIGAESTSVIRLGVAALFLTMIWRPWRTKLNRGQLKIIAIYGICLGVMNFLFYMAIARLPLGIAIAIEFIGPLSVAIYLSRKAYDFLWAMLAIAGIVLILPLSDVQESIDIIGVIYALGAAAAWALYVIQGKKAASATHSGVVTSLGMTAGFIAVFPFGATNIPMVFSSSTLILTAIGVGILSSAIPYSLEMIALRKVESKHFGLLMSMEPAIGAVAGYFYLNEQLTTLQLLAIFCIIAASVGSTITASKSKIVEIINP